A part of Desulfomicrobium baculatum DSM 4028 genomic DNA contains:
- the hypF gene encoding carbamoyltransferase HypF, with protein sequence MLMQRWKWIITGGVQGVGFRPFVYKAALHARVTGRVLNTPEGVLIEVQGAPDQLGLFEDTFQATIPPLARIVTWDRETLDPLPGEDAFQILKSTGGHGHQVLISPDVATCDDCIADIRDPENRRYRYAFTNCTNCGPRYTITRAIPYDRACTSMSCFPLCPDCLEEYENPLDRRFHAQPNACPVCGPKLWLTDRTGRTLGENDDAIRATARLLMDGGLVAMKGLGGFHLVCNARDQEAVQRLRDRKKRQDKPLAIMVRDLDAARSLCALREAEGDLLTSRQRPIVLAQARPDRGLAPGLSPDTAYLGVMLPYTPLHHVLFDELSHCGAGPTALVMTSGNLSSEPICLGNREALQRLGSIADTFLLHNRDILIRCDDSVLRVVDERPQFIRRARGYTPAPIDLAQDGPVVLGVGPLLKNTLCLTKGRQAFVSQHIGDLEHLEAYGFFRETRAHLQDILQVQPQAVVHDLHPDFLSTAFARESGLPCLPLQHHFAHIHAVLAENKYMGTAIGLALDGVGLGDDGTLWGGEALLVDTQKIRHQRLARFSQVMLPGGDAATREPWRLARAFLHALNIHAPADKPWPWLADFAGADKVVGQVLERRINSPLSSSCGRLFDAVSAMLGLCGRISYEGQAAIRLEAIQDKDEKGVYTCSVIEYEGIVELDTLELFAQVHAEWLGGECPAKISRRFHLGLIDGLARLCVLLAEKCSCRTVALSGGVMQNLTLAAGLPRALHAHGLTVLTHRELPPNDACISLGQAAYGQLVLQP encoded by the coding sequence ATGCTCATGCAACGCTGGAAATGGATCATCACCGGAGGAGTGCAGGGAGTAGGATTTCGGCCCTTCGTCTACAAGGCCGCCCTGCACGCCAGGGTCACGGGACGGGTCCTGAACACCCCCGAAGGCGTGCTCATCGAAGTCCAGGGCGCGCCGGATCAGCTCGGCCTCTTCGAAGACACGTTTCAGGCCACCATCCCGCCTCTGGCCCGCATCGTGACCTGGGACCGGGAAACCCTCGACCCTCTGCCCGGCGAGGACGCCTTCCAAATACTCAAAAGCACGGGCGGGCATGGGCACCAGGTGCTCATCAGCCCGGACGTGGCCACCTGCGACGACTGCATCGCGGACATCCGCGACCCCGAAAACCGCAGATACCGCTACGCGTTCACCAACTGCACCAATTGCGGCCCGCGATACACCATCACCCGCGCCATCCCCTACGACCGCGCCTGCACGTCCATGAGCTGTTTCCCGCTCTGCCCGGACTGCCTGGAAGAATACGAAAACCCGCTGGACCGGCGCTTCCATGCCCAACCCAACGCCTGCCCCGTGTGCGGGCCGAAACTGTGGTTGACGGACAGAACCGGCCGGACCTTGGGCGAAAACGACGACGCCATCCGCGCCACGGCCAGATTGCTTATGGATGGCGGACTGGTGGCCATGAAGGGGCTCGGAGGCTTCCACCTCGTCTGCAATGCCCGCGACCAGGAGGCGGTGCAACGGCTGCGGGACCGCAAAAAAAGACAGGACAAGCCGCTGGCCATCATGGTCCGGGACCTGGACGCGGCCCGGAGCCTCTGCGCCCTACGCGAGGCCGAAGGAGATCTGCTGACAAGCAGGCAGAGGCCCATCGTGCTCGCCCAGGCCCGCCCGGACAGGGGCCTCGCGCCGGGACTTTCCCCGGACACCGCCTATCTGGGCGTGATGCTGCCCTATACACCCCTGCACCATGTGCTTTTCGACGAACTGTCGCATTGCGGCGCAGGGCCCACAGCCCTGGTCATGACCTCCGGCAATCTGAGCTCCGAGCCCATCTGCCTCGGCAATCGGGAGGCACTGCAACGTCTGGGGAGCATTGCCGACACTTTTCTGCTGCACAACCGCGACATCCTGATCCGCTGCGACGATTCGGTACTGCGGGTGGTGGACGAAAGGCCCCAGTTCATCCGCCGGGCGCGCGGCTACACGCCCGCCCCCATCGACCTGGCCCAGGACGGCCCCGTGGTGCTCGGCGTCGGCCCCCTGCTCAAGAACACCCTCTGCCTGACCAAGGGGCGGCAAGCCTTTGTTTCGCAACATATCGGCGACCTGGAGCACCTCGAAGCCTACGGTTTTTTCCGCGAAACCCGCGCCCATCTGCAGGACATCCTGCAAGTCCAGCCCCAGGCCGTGGTCCATGACCTGCACCCGGATTTTTTGAGCACGGCCTTCGCCCGCGAGTCCGGGCTGCCCTGCCTGCCGCTGCAGCACCATTTTGCGCACATCCACGCGGTCCTGGCCGAAAACAAATACATGGGGACGGCCATCGGACTGGCCCTGGACGGAGTGGGGCTGGGCGACGACGGCACCCTGTGGGGCGGAGAAGCCCTGCTGGTCGACACGCAAAAAATCCGGCACCAGAGGCTGGCCCGCTTTTCTCAGGTCATGCTGCCCGGCGGGGACGCGGCCACGCGCGAACCCTGGCGGCTGGCGCGGGCGTTTCTGCATGCCCTGAACATCCATGCTCCAGCGGACAAGCCGTGGCCGTGGCTTGCGGACTTCGCCGGCGCCGACAAGGTGGTCGGGCAGGTGCTGGAACGCCGCATCAATTCGCCCCTCTCCTCCAGCTGCGGACGACTTTTCGATGCAGTGTCGGCCATGCTCGGCCTGTGTGGACGCATCTCCTATGAGGGTCAGGCGGCAATCCGACTGGAAGCCATACAAGACAAGGATGAAAAAGGTGTTTATACGTGCTCTGTAATTGAATATGAGGGGATTGTGGAACTTGATACCCTGGAACTTTTTGCGCAGGTTCACGCCGAGTGGCTCGGCGGCGAATGCCCGGCAAAAATCAGCAGGCGCTTTCATCTGGGTCTCATTGACGGCCTGGCCAGGCTCTGTGTCCTCCTGGCCGAAAAGTGCTCCTGCCGCACGGTGGCCTTGAGCGGAGGGGTCATGCAGAATCTGACCCTGGCCGCCGGGCTGCCCCGGGCACTGCACGCGCATGGGCTGACCGTGCTGACCCACCGGGAACTGCCGCCCAACGACGCCTGCATCTCTCTTGGCCAGGCCGCCTACGGCCAACTGGTCCTGCAACCCTAA
- the sppA gene encoding signal peptide peptidase SppA, protein MEILDRIKSILSILWKVLSTTRVVVANIFFLLVVIILFGVFFTDTEETLRQNSVLVVNPAGALVEQRNAPKPAEALLRKMGRETAKADETKTQDIIDAIRKAATDSNILAMVIDPRDLQGCDTTKLLDIGKAILDFKETGKPVLAHSMVYTQGQYLLASYADTISVNPLGGVMITGFGMYQTYFKGLLDKTRINFHVFRVGDYKTAVEPFVRESMSEEAKEAGREWLGGLWQAYLDEASKNRGVSPSDITSYVENIDTRLAAVGGDAARLAVTAKLVDEIKTSTQFDQLLAGKTGKKVEDLNRVDFQDYLAMSPSGQTASKEVIGIIRARGAILPGKQPENMTGSESIAELFQMARQDPTVLAVVLRLDSPGGSAAASEEIHHEIARTQEAGKPVVVSMGSVAASGAYWIAAGANRIVAAPTTLTGSIGIFAAFPTFEDTAMNLGITTDGIGTTPLADLGNPLRPLSAQSERAIGHLLRFGYDLFIDRVASGRRLPAADVENSAQGRVFLGQEALSRKLVDQLGDLDDALKTAASLAGLTVVNSKELRRAPSSHEKLLQTFFSTAQALFTQQSPAISKMLNMVETQARIFESFADPNHIYARSLECEGSLF, encoded by the coding sequence GTGGAAATACTCGACCGCATAAAATCAATCCTGAGCATCCTGTGGAAGGTTTTGAGCACCACCAGAGTCGTCGTTGCCAACATCTTCTTCCTGCTGGTGGTCATCATACTCTTCGGAGTCTTTTTTACCGACACGGAAGAGACGCTAAGGCAGAACTCGGTGCTGGTCGTCAATCCGGCCGGAGCCCTGGTCGAGCAGCGCAACGCGCCGAAACCGGCCGAAGCCCTGCTCAGGAAAATGGGCCGGGAGACGGCCAAGGCCGATGAGACCAAAACCCAGGACATCATCGACGCCATCCGCAAAGCCGCCACGGACTCCAATATCCTGGCCATGGTCATCGACCCCCGGGACCTGCAGGGCTGCGACACGACCAAACTTCTCGACATCGGCAAGGCCATCCTGGACTTCAAGGAAACGGGCAAACCCGTGCTGGCCCACTCCATGGTCTACACCCAGGGACAATACCTGCTGGCGTCCTATGCCGACACGATCTCGGTCAATCCGCTGGGCGGGGTGATGATCACGGGATTCGGCATGTACCAGACCTATTTCAAGGGCCTGCTGGACAAGACGCGCATCAATTTTCACGTCTTCCGCGTCGGCGACTACAAGACCGCCGTGGAACCTTTCGTGCGCGAATCCATGTCCGAAGAAGCAAAAGAGGCCGGACGGGAATGGCTGGGCGGGCTCTGGCAGGCCTATCTTGATGAAGCTTCCAAAAACCGGGGCGTCTCCCCTTCCGACATAACGTCCTACGTGGAGAACATCGACACCAGACTTGCTGCGGTGGGCGGCGATGCCGCACGCCTGGCCGTAACTGCGAAACTGGTTGACGAAATCAAGACATCCACCCAGTTCGACCAGCTGCTGGCCGGCAAGACCGGAAAGAAAGTCGAAGACCTGAACCGGGTCGACTTTCAGGACTATCTCGCCATGTCGCCCTCCGGGCAGACGGCGAGCAAGGAAGTCATCGGCATCATCAGAGCCCGGGGGGCCATCCTGCCCGGCAAGCAGCCGGAAAACATGACCGGCAGCGAATCCATCGCCGAACTTTTCCAGATGGCGCGGCAGGATCCGACGGTTCTGGCCGTGGTGCTGCGCCTGGACAGCCCCGGCGGAAGCGCGGCCGCGTCCGAGGAGATTCATCACGAGATCGCCCGTACCCAGGAAGCGGGCAAGCCCGTGGTGGTCTCCATGGGCAGCGTGGCCGCCTCGGGAGCGTACTGGATCGCGGCCGGGGCCAACCGCATCGTGGCCGCGCCGACCACTCTGACCGGCTCCATCGGCATTTTCGCGGCCTTCCCCACTTTTGAAGACACGGCCATGAACCTGGGCATCACCACCGACGGTATCGGCACGACCCCTCTTGCCGATCTCGGCAACCCCCTGCGCCCCCTGTCCGCCCAAAGCGAGAGGGCCATAGGGCACTTGCTGCGCTTCGGCTACGACCTCTTCATCGACCGCGTGGCCAGCGGCCGCAGGCTGCCTGCGGCCGACGTCGAAAACTCGGCCCAGGGCAGGGTTTTCCTGGGACAGGAGGCTCTCAGCCGCAAACTGGTCGACCAACTCGGCGATCTGGACGACGCCTTGAAGACCGCCGCCAGCCTGGCGGGATTGACCGTGGTCAACAGCAAGGAGTTGCGCCGCGCCCCATCGTCCCACGAAAAACTGCTGCAGACCTTTTTCTCGACGGCCCAGGCCCTCTTCACGCAACAGTCCCCGGCCATCTCCAAAATGCTGAACATGGTCGAAACCCAGGCCCGGATTTTCGAAAGTTTCGCCGATCCGAATCATATCTATGCGCGCAGCCTGGAGTGCGAAGGGTCGCTGTTCTGA
- a CDS encoding FAD-binding and (Fe-S)-binding domain-containing protein, producing MPQKGPHISLAPERLVKRVLGLPLEEFQTWPEYLQQLALDLAEELFIIRYNPFIPAKDVRQSVNARLQAERAALSPEYYRELSGCLERFWQSYEADQKFKTTLISRLSSIMNKEQVVSTSNNLIECSTDATDLRMELPALVVFPENTSQIQGIIRLANEMGFPIVPRGGGSGLTGGAVPAKPRSVILSLSRFKEILDIDVQARTITVQSGVITLTAIQAAAAKGLLLTVDPASKAASSIGGNVSENAGGPFAFEYGTTLDNLLSYKMVMPTGDVIQINRVNHPRHKIMPEDTAVFEVMDEFGNSRDVITLQGDEIRGTALGKDVTNKFLGGLPGVQKEGVDGIITEATFTLYPILRHSRVMCLEFYGNSMRNAMYVIKDIVALRDEIRTQGDLVKLSALEEFGIKYVQAIEYSKKSQKFDGIPISVLIVQLDSVDEEAVFEAVRRITGICERYDNVDSFVAADAQEAEVFWHDRHQLSAISKRTSGFKLNEDIVIPLEVIPDFADFLEEQNLYYLAIAYRDALQQVQILPGIEVDDEFIRMEMDVASAIIKGKTSKEDLPEQELQLQTSFFFQHLKSKYSKLHEELTKIFDTMQSTRVVIANHMHAGDGNCHVNLPVNSNDPRMLGLAEEAVEKIFHKVLEFKGQVSGEHGIGITKIGFLAEEKIAALRTYKKKVDPNNIFNPGKLTQRDLVVVPYTFSFNRLIKDINKTALPGKESLINLLLNVQTCTRCGKCKQVCPMYLPQKGLLFHPRNKNITLGALVEAIYYSQLQNGEPETRLLGELRKILEHCTACGKCYAICPVKIRTQDVTLQMRAYLEEKGAGGHPFKNRVLNLLSQDPQTTLPKMAKIAGIGQEMGNRAVNLLPAKWRERLDSPLLRGKGPSTQFKNLKEGLNLDKGNIITSENIGSKRAVIYFPGCGAGLFYQSIGMASVRLLLDAGVSVILPPNHLCCGYPLLSSGCKDQFERIGADNQKVMEGLIRQAEAAGFVIKAVLTACGTCREGIKGYRLKSLETRQVEFQDVVQFIIQQGKGGFGQGPEQLLYHAACHHEWTGVAPLKAGEIYASELGKMVGSKVGISPFCCGESGLGALTSPKIYNRLRMRKKEQLTVDLAGYPAESPVIVGCPSCKIGISRTLLEMGVKRDVVHTLEFLARLRHGDAWRKNFHKQLAKASVQNTVQTITQAP from the coding sequence ATGCCTCAAAAAGGACCACATATCTCCTTGGCCCCCGAACGCCTGGTCAAGCGCGTTCTGGGACTCCCGCTTGAAGAATTCCAGACCTGGCCCGAATATCTGCAGCAACTGGCCCTGGATCTGGCGGAAGAACTGTTCATCATCCGCTACAATCCCTTCATTCCGGCCAAGGATGTACGCCAGAGCGTAAACGCCAGGCTGCAGGCCGAACGCGCGGCCCTGTCTCCGGAGTACTACCGCGAGCTGTCCGGTTGCCTGGAACGTTTCTGGCAAAGCTACGAAGCAGACCAGAAATTCAAGACCACGCTGATCTCCCGCCTGTCCTCCATCATGAACAAGGAGCAGGTCGTCTCGACCTCGAACAACCTCATCGAGTGCTCCACCGACGCCACCGACCTGCGCATGGAATTGCCGGCCCTGGTCGTTTTTCCGGAAAACACCTCCCAGATCCAGGGCATCATCCGTCTGGCCAACGAGATGGGCTTTCCCATCGTGCCCCGCGGCGGGGGCTCCGGCCTGACCGGCGGCGCCGTGCCCGCCAAGCCGCGCAGCGTGATTTTGAGTCTGAGCCGCTTCAAGGAAATCCTCGACATCGACGTGCAGGCCCGGACCATCACCGTGCAGTCCGGGGTGATCACCCTGACCGCCATCCAGGCGGCAGCGGCCAAGGGGCTGCTCCTGACCGTGGACCCAGCCTCCAAGGCCGCGTCGTCCATCGGCGGCAACGTCTCGGAGAACGCCGGCGGTCCTTTCGCCTTCGAATACGGGACCACTCTCGACAACCTGCTGTCCTACAAGATGGTCATGCCCACGGGCGACGTGATCCAGATCAACCGCGTGAACCATCCCCGGCACAAGATTATGCCGGAAGACACCGCGGTGTTTGAGGTCATGGACGAATTCGGCAACAGCCGCGATGTCATCACCCTGCAGGGCGACGAGATCCGGGGCACGGCGCTGGGCAAGGACGTGACCAACAAGTTTCTGGGCGGCCTGCCCGGCGTGCAGAAAGAGGGCGTTGACGGCATCATCACCGAGGCCACCTTCACCCTCTACCCCATCCTGCGTCACTCGCGAGTCATGTGTTTGGAATTTTACGGAAATTCCATGCGCAACGCCATGTACGTCATAAAAGACATCGTGGCCCTGCGCGACGAGATCCGCACCCAGGGCGACCTGGTCAAGCTCTCGGCTCTGGAGGAATTCGGGATCAAGTACGTCCAGGCCATCGAGTATTCCAAGAAATCACAAAAATTCGACGGCATCCCCATTTCGGTCCTCATCGTGCAGCTTGACTCCGTGGATGAAGAGGCCGTCTTCGAGGCGGTGCGCCGCATCACCGGGATCTGCGAACGTTACGACAACGTGGACAGCTTCGTGGCCGCCGACGCCCAGGAGGCGGAGGTGTTCTGGCACGACCGCCATCAGCTCTCGGCCATCTCCAAGCGCACCAGCGGATTCAAGCTCAACGAGGACATCGTCATTCCCCTTGAGGTCATCCCGGATTTCGCGGATTTTCTGGAAGAACAGAACCTCTATTATCTGGCCATAGCCTACCGCGATGCCCTGCAACAGGTACAAATCCTGCCGGGCATCGAGGTCGACGACGAGTTCATCCGCATGGAGATGGACGTGGCCTCGGCCATCATCAAGGGCAAAACCTCCAAGGAGGACCTGCCCGAACAGGAACTGCAGCTGCAGACCTCCTTCTTCTTCCAGCACTTGAAATCCAAATATTCCAAACTGCATGAAGAACTGACCAAGATCTTCGACACCATGCAGAGCACCCGCGTGGTCATCGCCAACCATATGCACGCGGGCGACGGCAACTGCCACGTCAACCTGCCGGTCAACTCCAACGACCCGCGCATGCTGGGCCTGGCCGAAGAAGCGGTGGAAAAGATCTTTCACAAGGTGCTAGAGTTCAAGGGCCAGGTCTCGGGCGAGCACGGCATCGGCATCACCAAGATCGGCTTTCTGGCCGAAGAAAAGATCGCAGCCCTTCGGACCTACAAGAAGAAGGTCGACCCCAACAACATCTTCAACCCCGGCAAGCTGACCCAGCGCGACCTGGTGGTCGTGCCCTACACCTTTTCCTTCAACCGGCTCATAAAGGACATCAACAAGACGGCGCTGCCGGGCAAGGAAAGTCTGATCAATCTGCTCCTGAACGTGCAGACCTGCACCCGCTGCGGCAAATGCAAGCAGGTCTGCCCCATGTATCTGCCCCAGAAGGGGCTGCTCTTCCACCCGCGTAACAAGAACATCACCCTCGGCGCACTGGTCGAGGCCATCTACTACTCGCAACTCCAGAACGGCGAACCCGAAACCCGCCTTTTGGGCGAACTGCGCAAGATCCTGGAGCACTGCACGGCCTGCGGCAAATGTTACGCCATCTGCCCGGTCAAGATCCGCACCCAGGACGTGACCCTGCAGATGCGCGCCTATCTGGAGGAAAAAGGCGCGGGCGGACACCCGTTCAAGAACCGGGTCCTGAACCTATTGAGCCAGGACCCGCAGACAACCCTGCCCAAGATGGCCAAGATCGCCGGCATCGGGCAGGAAATGGGCAACCGCGCAGTAAACCTGCTGCCCGCCAAATGGCGCGAGCGCCTGGACAGCCCTCTGCTGCGCGGCAAGGGTCCGAGCACCCAGTTCAAGAACCTCAAGGAAGGCCTGAACCTGGACAAAGGCAACATCATCACCTCCGAAAATATCGGCAGCAAACGCGCGGTGATCTATTTTCCGGGCTGCGGCGCGGGCCTTTTCTACCAATCCATCGGCATGGCCTCGGTGCGTCTGCTGCTTGACGCGGGGGTGAGCGTGATCCTGCCGCCGAACCATCTCTGCTGCGGCTATCCGCTCCTGTCCTCGGGCTGCAAGGATCAGTTCGAGCGCATTGGCGCGGACAACCAGAAAGTCATGGAAGGGCTGATCCGCCAGGCCGAAGCGGCGGGGTTCGTCATCAAGGCGGTACTGACCGCCTGCGGCACCTGCCGTGAAGGCATCAAGGGCTATCGCCTCAAATCCCTGGAAACGCGGCAGGTGGAATTTCAGGACGTGGTCCAGTTCATCATCCAGCAAGGCAAGGGCGGATTCGGACAGGGCCCGGAGCAACTGCTCTACCATGCGGCCTGCCATCACGAATGGACCGGCGTCGCGCCGCTCAAGGCCGGAGAAATCTACGCATCCGAGCTGGGCAAGATGGTCGGCTCGAAAGTGGGCATCTCGCCGTTCTGCTGCGGCGAATCGGGCCTGGGCGCGCTGACCTCGCCCAAAATCTACAACCGCCTGCGCATGCGCAAGAAGGAACAGCTCACCGTTGATCTCGCCGGATACCCCGCCGAGAGCCCGGTGATCGTCGGCTGCCCGTCCTGCAAGATCGGCATCAGCCGCACGCTGCTTGAAATGGGAGTAAAGCGCGATGTCGTGCACACTCTCGAATTCCTGGCCCGCCTCAGACATGGTGATGCGTGGCGCAAGAATTTCCACAAGCAGCTGGCCAAGGCCTCCGTCCAGAACACTGTGCAGACGATTACGCAGGCACCATGA
- the ruvX gene encoding Holliday junction resolvase RuvX: MKILGIDYGQKRIGLAMARQGMAFPFKTLDKSTRDKLFADLMSIIESEGVEAIVLGLPLDMNGDETLTTRQVLNFRDSLARRTELPIHLVNEALTSFDARQRLREAGVPERKHKEMLDQMAAVCILETYLENS, translated from the coding sequence ATGAAGATACTCGGCATCGATTACGGGCAAAAAAGAATCGGATTGGCCATGGCCCGGCAAGGCATGGCCTTTCCGTTCAAAACCCTGGACAAAAGCACCCGCGACAAGCTCTTCGCCGATCTCATGAGCATCATCGAGAGCGAAGGCGTGGAGGCCATCGTCCTGGGCCTGCCCCTTGACATGAACGGGGATGAGACCCTGACCACCCGGCAGGTGCTGAACTTTCGCGACAGCCTGGCCAGGCGAACGGAGCTTCCCATCCACCTGGTCAACGAGGCCCTGACCTCCTTTGATGCCCGGCAGCGTCTGCGGGAAGCCGGCGTGCCTGAACGAAAGCACAAGGAAATGCTCGATCAGATGGCCGCGGTCTGCATTCTGGAAACGTACCTGGAAAATTCATGA
- the mltG gene encoding endolytic transglycosylase MltG, giving the protein MKLWLKFFLAGLVLVALAAGATLFAARQFIETPLDPASNSTVIFNVEPGENLFTVSSRLENEGLVRWGEAFRTYGRFRKATLQAGEFELAANMSPRQILEVLSSGRPILYRLHFPEGLTMREVAQAVNATGLTTTDKFLAACNDRDFLQSQGINATTAEGYLFPETYFFPRIPGQDPYPILKALLDHFRATVAELPQSKDPDELHRMVILASLVEKETAVPSERGTVAGVYANRLRVGMLLQCDPTIIYGLGEKFDGNLRRSHLQDPKNPYNTYVHPGLPPGPICSPGAAALQAASDPEKHDLFYFVARQDGSHHFSRSLREHTNAVIKYQRRGRPFPQ; this is encoded by the coding sequence ATGAAACTTTGGCTGAAGTTCTTCCTGGCAGGACTTGTGCTCGTGGCGTTGGCAGCCGGGGCGACACTGTTTGCGGCCCGGCAATTCATCGAAACGCCTCTGGACCCTGCCTCCAATAGCACGGTGATTTTCAATGTCGAACCGGGCGAGAACCTGTTCACGGTATCCTCGCGGCTGGAAAACGAGGGTCTGGTTCGCTGGGGCGAGGCTTTCCGAACCTACGGGCGTTTTCGCAAGGCCACGTTGCAGGCCGGAGAGTTCGAGCTTGCCGCGAACATGTCGCCACGGCAGATACTTGAAGTCCTGTCCTCCGGCCGGCCCATCCTCTATCGGCTGCACTTCCCCGAAGGGCTGACCATGCGTGAAGTGGCCCAGGCCGTGAACGCCACCGGACTGACCACGACCGATAAATTTCTCGCCGCCTGCAACGACCGCGACTTTCTGCAGTCCCAGGGCATAAACGCCACCACTGCCGAAGGGTACCTTTTCCCGGAAACCTATTTTTTTCCGCGTATCCCGGGCCAGGATCCCTATCCCATCTTAAAAGCCCTTCTGGACCATTTCAGGGCCACGGTGGCAGAGCTTCCTCAGTCCAAGGACCCTGATGAGCTGCACCGCATGGTCATTCTGGCCTCGCTGGTGGAAAAAGAGACGGCCGTCCCGTCCGAGCGCGGTACAGTGGCCGGAGTGTATGCCAACCGCCTGCGGGTCGGCATGCTGCTGCAATGCGACCCGACCATCATCTACGGCCTGGGCGAGAAATTCGACGGCAACCTGCGCCGCTCGCACCTGCAGGACCCCAAAAACCCCTACAACACCTACGTCCACCCCGGCCTTCCCCCCGGCCCCATCTGCTCGCCCGGCGCGGCGGCGCTGCAGGCCGCATCCGACCCCGAAAAGCACGATCTGTTCTATTTCGTGGCCAGACAGGACGGGTCCCACCACTTCAGCCGCTCCCTGCGCGAACACACCAACGCGGTCATCAAGTATCAGCGCAGGGGTAGGCCGTTCCCGCAATGA
- a CDS encoding ABC transporter substrate-binding protein: MKKLLFFALAFIFLATAAQGKTLKMALDADPESMDPHVQLSGGMLQYTHLCFDPLIRWTKDMKFEPRLATKWERIDDLTVRFYLREGVKFHSGNPFTAADVVWTIDRLKKSEDFKGLFTSFATPKIIDDYTVDIITTEPYPLVENMATYIFPLDSKFYTGTDEKGLPKDAIVKTEYSFANQNESGTGPFYVESREQGVKMVYKRFADYWDKDSKGNVSEIILTPIKENATRTAALLSGGVDFIAPVPPQDFERLGSNKDINLVSMAGSRIITFQLNQKRKPEFANLKVRQAVIAAIDNAGIVAKLMKGTATAAQQQGPEGFDGYVEGLAPRFDLAKAKQLMKEAGFENGFEATMIAPNNRYVNDEKIAEAVVSMLSKIGIKVSLKTMPKAQYWDEFDAQVADIQMIGWHSDTEDSANYSEYLLMCPNKETGKGQYNSGNYCNAKLDELVNQANVENDRVKRKALLQEVEKIAYEDAAYVPLHWQNLSWAAKKGVDIQPVVNIMDFPYLGDLVVE; encoded by the coding sequence GTGAAAAAACTGCTCTTTTTCGCGCTGGCATTCATCTTTCTGGCCACGGCTGCCCAAGGCAAAACCCTGAAGATGGCCCTCGACGCCGATCCGGAGTCCATGGACCCGCATGTCCAGCTCTCCGGCGGCATGCTGCAGTACACCCACCTGTGCTTTGATCCGCTGATCCGCTGGACCAAGGACATGAAATTCGAGCCCCGCTTGGCCACCAAGTGGGAGCGCATCGATGACCTGACCGTGCGTTTTTATCTGCGCGAAGGCGTCAAGTTCCACTCCGGCAACCCCTTCACCGCCGCCGACGTGGTCTGGACCATCGACCGCCTGAAGAAAAGCGAAGATTTCAAAGGCCTCTTCACTTCCTTCGCAACCCCCAAGATCATCGACGACTACACCGTCGACATCATCACCACCGAGCCCTATCCGCTGGTGGAAAACATGGCCACCTACATCTTCCCCCTTGATTCCAAGTTCTACACCGGCACCGACGAAAAGGGCCTGCCCAAAGACGCCATCGTCAAGACCGAATATTCCTTTGCCAACCAGAACGAGTCCGGCACCGGACCTTTCTATGTCGAGTCCCGCGAACAGGGCGTGAAGATGGTCTACAAGCGCTTCGCCGACTACTGGGACAAGGACAGCAAGGGTAACGTAAGCGAAATCATCCTCACCCCCATCAAGGAAAACGCGACCCGCACAGCGGCCCTCCTGTCCGGCGGCGTCGACTTCATCGCCCCTGTCCCCCCCCAGGATTTCGAACGTCTGGGCAGCAACAAGGACATCAACCTGGTCTCCATGGCCGGCAGCCGCATCATCACCTTCCAGCTCAACCAGAAGAGAAAGCCTGAATTCGCGAACCTCAAAGTCCGTCAGGCCGTCATCGCGGCCATCGACAACGCCGGCATCGTGGCCAAGTTGATGAAGGGCACCGCCACCGCCGCCCAGCAGCAGGGCCCGGAAGGCTTTGACGGCTACGTGGAAGGCCTGGCCCCCCGCTTCGACCTGGCCAAGGCCAAGCAGCTGATGAAGGAAGCCGGTTTCGAGAACGGCTTCGAAGCGACCATGATCGCCCCCAACAACCGCTACGTGAACGACGAGAAGATCGCCGAAGCCGTGGTTTCCATGCTCTCCAAGATCGGCATCAAGGTCAGCCTGAAGACCATGCCCAAGGCCCAGTACTGGGATGAATTCGACGCCCAGGTGGCCGACATCCAGATGATCGGCTGGCACTCCGACACCGAGGACTCCGCCAACTACTCCGAATACCTGCTCATGTGCCCCAACAAGGAAACCGGCAAGGGCCAGTACAACAGCGGCAACTATTGCAATGCCAAGCTCGACGAACTGGTCAACCAGGCCAACGTCGAGAACGACCGCGTAAAGCGCAAGGCGCTGCTGCAGGAAGTTGAGAAGATCGCCTACGAAGACGCCGCCTATGTGCCCCTGCACTGGCAGAACCTGTCCTGGGCAGCCAAGAAGGGCGTGGATATCCAGCCCGTCGTCAACATCATGGACTTCCCGTACCTGGGCGACCTAGTCGTGGAATAG